From the genome of Pseudomonas sp. WJP1:
TATGAAGACGACATTCGCCGAAAATTCGAATTTCTCAACTAAGAGAACTCACAAATTTTACCTTAGCCTGATCCGTTACCAGTGAAAGTAACGTTCAGTCTATCTTTCTATCACATACCCAAATTTTTAAAGAACGAACTAGTCAAAGACTAGAAATCAACATTCACCATCAATTCGATGGAATGCTCATTTCTAAGCTTTAAAACAAAACAGCCATTTCCAGGTAGAAACGACCTTTTCGTCTTCTTCAATGAATCAAGCAATTCGTGTGGGAGCTCATGGAGCAGCTGAGTCGTCGATTAAGGAGGTGATCCAGCCGCAGGTTCCCCTACGGCTACCTTGTTACGACTTCACCCCAGTCATGAATCACACCGTGGTAACCGTCCCCCCGAAGGTTAGACTAGCTACTTCTGGTGCAACCCACTCCCATGGTGTGACGGGCGGTGTGTACAAGGCCCGGGAACGTATTCACCGCGACATTCTGATTCGCGATTACTAGCGATTCCGACTTCACGCAGTCGAGTTGCAGACTGCGATCCGGACTACGATCGGTTTTATGGGATTAGCTCCACCTCGCGGCTTGGCAACCCTCTGTACCGACCATTGTAGCACGTGTGTAGCCCAGGCCGTAAGGGCCATGATGACTTGACGTCATCCCCACCTTCCTCCGGTTTGTCACCGGCAGTCTCCTTAGAGTGCCCACCATTACGTGCTGGTAACTAAGGACAAGGGTTGCGCTCGTTACGGGACTTAACCCAACATCTCACGACACGAGCTGACGACAGCCATGCAGCACCTGTCTCAATGTTCCCGAAGGCACCAATCCATCTCTGGAAAGTTCATTGGATGTCAAGGCCTGGTAAGGTTCTTCGCGTTGCTTCGAATTAAACCACATGCTCCACCGCTTGTGCGGGCCCCCGTCAATTCATTTGAGTTTTAACCTTGCGGCCGTACTCCCCAGGCGGTCAACTTAATGCGTTAGCTGCGCCACTAAGAGCTCAAGGCTCCCAACGGCTAGTTGACATCGTTTACGGCGTGGACTACCAGGGTATCTAATCCTGTTTGCTCCCCACGCTTTCGCACCTCAGTGTCAGTATCAGTCCAGGTGGTCGCCTTCGCCACTGGTGTTCCTTCCTATATCTACGCATTTCACCGCTACACAGGAAATTCCACCACCCTCTACCATACTCTAGCTTGTCAGTTTTGAATGCAGTTCCCAGGTTGAGCCCGGGGCTTTCACATCCAACTTAACAAACCACCTACGCGCGCTTTACGCCCAGTAATTCCGATTAACGCTTGCACCCTCTGTATTACCGCGGCTGCTGGCACAGAGTTAGCCGGTGCTTATTCTGTCGGTAACGTCAAAATTGCAGAGTATTAATCTACAACCCTTCCTCCCAACTTAAAGTGCTTTACAATCCGAAGACCTTCTTCACACACGCGGCATGGCTGGATCAGGCTTTCGCCCATTGTCCAATATTCCCCACTGCTGCCTCCCGTAGGAGTCTGGACCGTGTCTCAGTTCCAGTGTGACTGATCATCCTCTCAGACCAGTTACGGATCGTCGCCTTGGTGAGCCATTACCTCACCAACTAGCTAATCCGACCTAGGCTCATCTGATAGCGCAAGGCCCGAAGGTCCCCTGCTTTCTCCCGTAGGACGTATGCGGTATTAGCGTTCCTTTCGAAACGTTGTCCCCCACTACCAGGCAGATTCCTAGGCATTACTCACCCGTCCGCCGCTGAATCAGAGAGCAAGCTCTCTTCATCCGCTCGACTTGCATGTGTTAGGCCTGCCGCCAGCGTTCAATCTGAGCCATGATCAAACTCTTCAGTTCAAACATCTTTGGGTTTTGAGAAAACCCTAAACTTGGCTCAGCAATCGTTGGTTACATCTTTGATTTCTCGCGGAGTAACTTGTGATGCTGATAATCTGTTGACTAGCAGTCTGACTCCACAAGCACCCACACGAATTGCTTGATTCAGTTGTTAAAGAGCGGTTGGTTAAGATCTTTCGTCTCAACCGAGGCGCGCATTCTACAGCAGCCTCATTTGCTGTCAAGTGGTATTTTTCAGAAGTTTTCAAGGAATCCTTAACAACTTCAACCACTTGCGCTTCAGATCTCTCATCAGCGGGAGGCGAATTCTACAGCGTTACACGCTGCTGTCAACACCTCTTTTTCAACTTCCTTGGCGCTTCGATAACCTGAAGCAACCTGCTGCCGAAAACTTCTTAACTCATTGTTTACCAAGGAGTTTTCCGTTTCGACTGCGCCGGAAGTGGGGCGAATTATAGGCCTCCAGAATCTGCCGTCAACCACTAATTACGCCTTTTTGGCAGAAGAGCCCTTTTTGGCCATTAGACGCGGAATTCGACGGGCCAGCGGCGGCAGCCTCAACACTAACAGCAATGCACCCATAGATGCATAGATCGACCACTCCTTCAGATCGGCGCGTACGATCCAGAGCATATGCAGCAATCCAAGCACGAGAACCAGATAAGCCAGGCGATGCAGCTGCTTCCAGCGAGCCCTCAAACGTCGCTGACTGTATCGATTGGATGTGCACGCCAATGCCAGCAAACACAAGAAGCCCAAGGCCCCGACAATGATATACGGACGCTTGCGCAACTCGACACCAAGCTGCGACCAGTCGAACCCGAGGATAAAAGCCAGATAGGCGCTCAAGTGCAGAACCACATAAGCGAAACACCACAACCCCAATTGCCGCCGGACAGCTACCCACCCCGCCCAACCCGTGAGTTTCTGCAGGGGCGTCATGCTTAATGTGATGAGCAACAGAACAAGTGTCCCCAACCCCAATCGGTCGACCAGCACCTTGCCGGGATCAGGCCCCAGCGCATCCTGCCAGGCCTGGTACAACCAAAGCAGAGGCCACACCAATGCAGACACGAAAACCGCTGAACGCCATAGCGGATAGCGCATCAATAGTTTTTCCGCAGATCGAGCCCTGCATATAAAGAAGCGACTTCATCGGCATAGCCGTTGAACATCAGCGTGTCACGCACATTGGGCTTGAACAGGCCACTCGGTAGCCGGCGCTCGCGGGCCTGAGTCCAGCGCGGGTGGTCAACCGTAGGGTTCACGTTCGCGTAGAAGCCGTACTCGTCCGCGGCAATACTCTGCCATGTGGTTTTAGGCTGCTCGCTCACCAGGCTTATCCGCACGATGGACTTGATGCTTTTGAACCCGTATTTCCATGGCACGACCAAACGCAAGGGAGCCCCGTTCTGATTCGGTAACTCGCGCCCATACATCCCCACCGCCAGTATTGCCAGCGGATTCATTGCTTCGTCCAATCGCAGCCCTTCTACATAAGGCCAGTCGATCAAGGCGAACCCGGAGCGTTGCCCTGGCATGCTCTTGGGATCCTGCAGGGTTTCGAAGCGAATGAATTTGGCGTTTGACGTCGGCTCTACCTGATTGAGCAACGCCGAAATGGGGAAGCCGATCCATGGAATCACCATCGACCACGCCTCTACACAGCGCAACCGGTAAATGCGCTCTTCCAGCTGGTAAGGCTTCATGAAGTCTTCCAGCGCATACCGCCCCGGCTTGCCCACCTCCCCGTCCACGACCACGGTCCAGGGCTCGGTTTTCAGCGCACCGGCGTTCGCCGCCGGGTCACCCTTGTCAGTGCCGAACTCATAGAAGTTGTTGTAGTGCGTCGCGTCCTTGAATGGCGTGATCGCCTCATCCTTCACGCTGACGGCACCCCAACGGGTGGAGGGAAGTTTTTCGGCAAACCAGGACGGCGCCTTGCCAGGCTCGACATCCGGGTAACGCGCCGCTTCATCGGCCACAGCCCATCGCGGCAGACTGGTCACGGCCAATCCGGCCACGGCAGCGCCCAATACATTGCGTCGCGAAAGATAGAAGGATTCAGGCGTGACGTCCGACTCATGGCAGTCGGACGCTTTTGGGACTTTGATCAGCATGGCTACTCCGCAGCATTGGAGAACAGACGCACCAATAGACTGCGGAGTATGAGGGAAATTACATCACTCGGCGCTTTTGCGGCGACGAAGATGTAACAGGTATTGCACCGGACCGGAGGCTGCGTAGGCGAGGAACACCAGGAGCAGGATACGCGGCGGATCACTGAACACGACCGCGAACACCAGCACCACGGCAAGGATCGCCACGAAAGGTACGCGCCCTTTCAAGTCCAGCTCCTTGAAGCTGTTGTACTTGATGTTGCTGACCATCAGCATGCCGGCCGCCGCCACCATCAGCGCAACCAGGAAGGACATCTTGGAACCCTGGATGCCGTAATCGCTGAACGCCCAGACAATACCGGCTACTACACCGGCCGCAGCCGGGCTGGCCAGACCTATGAAATAGCGCTTGTCGGCAGTACCGACCTGGGTGTTGAAGCGCGCCAGGCGCAACGCCGCGCCCGCTACATAGATGAAGGCGACCATCCAGCCGACCTTGCCCATGTCGCCAAGCGCCCAGCCAAAGGCGAGCAATGCCGGCGCCACGCCAAAGGCAACCATGTCCGACAGCGAGTCGTATTCAGCACCAAAGGCACTCTGGGTGTTGGTCATGCGGGCAACGCGGCCGTCGAGGCCGTCGAGCACCATCGCCACGAAAATCGCGATGGCGGCAAAGGCGAAATACTTGCTCGCACCGATCGAGTCACCGGCGCTCAAGGCACTCTGGGCGCTCATCGAGTTGATGATGGAGTAGAACCCTGCGAACAGGTTCGCAGTGGTGAACAGATTCGGCAGAAGATAGATACCACGATGCCGGACTTTACGGCCTTCAGCGTCATGCCCTTCTTCGATGTGCTCATCGATGGGCAGAAGGCTTTCGGCGTCAGAAGCCTGCTTTGGCTCTTCGGGACGTTCGCTCATGGACATTACCTTGCAACGGGGTGGAAAGTTTCGACAGGTGTCTGGGACGACGGTTCGACCGCAAACGATGCAGCTTTATACCAGAACCGGTCACCCAAACGAAAAAACGCGGCCTAAGCCGCGTTTTTCGTACAAGCGCTCGACTTAGTTCTTGGCTTTGTCGACGATCTTGTTGGCACCGATCCAAGGCATCATGGAGCGCAGTTGCTCGCCGATGACTTCGATACCGTGCGCGGCGTTGTTACGACGCTTGGCGGTCATCGAAGGATAGCCGGTAGCGCCTTCGCTGATGAACATCTTGGCGTATTCGCCGTCCTGAATACGTTTCAGGGCGTTGCGCATGGCCTGACGGGATTCGGCGTTGATCACTTCCGGGCCGGTCACGTACTCGCCGTACTCGGCGTTGTTGGAGATCGAGTAGTTCATGTTGGCGATACCGCCTTCGTACATGAGGTCAACGATCAGCTTCAGTTCGTGCAGGCACTCGAAGTAGGCCATTTCCGGCGCGTAGCCAGCTTCAACCAGAGTTTCGAAGCCAGCTTTCACCAGCTCAACGGTACCGCCGCACAGAACGGCTTGTTCGCCGAACAGGTCGGTTTCAGTCTCGTCCTTGAAGGTGGTTTCGATGATGCCGGTACGACCGCCGCCAACACCGGCAGCGTAGGACAGCGCAACGTTCTTGGCGTTGCCGGAAGCGTCCTGGTAGATCGCGATCAGGTCAGGGATACCGCCGCCTTTCACGAACTCGGAACGTACGGTGTGGCCTGGTGCCTTCGGCGCGATCATGATCACGTCGAGGTCAGCGCGCGGCACAACCTGGTTGTAGTGGATCGCGAAGCCGTGGGAGAAGGCCAGGGTGGCGCCTTTCTTGATGTTCGGCTCGATTTCGTTCTTGTACAGGGAAGACTGGAACTCGTCCGGGGTCAGGATCATGACCAGGTCGGCAGCAGCAACGGCGGAAGCAACGTCAGTCACTTTCAGGCCATGGGCTTCAGCCTTGGCAACAGTGGCCGAGCCTTTGCGCAGGCCAACAGTCACGTCAACGCCGGAGTCTTTCAGGTTGCACGCTTGAGCGTGGCCCTGGGAACCGTAACCGATGATGGCAACTTTCTTGCCCTGGATGATCGACAGGTCGCAGTCTTTATCGTAGAAAACTTTCATGAATTTCCCCTCTATCAGGCCGTTCAGGCCATTCGCTAATTTGGTTTAGATGCTGAGTACTTTGTCGCCGCGGGCAATACCGGTGACGCCACTGCGGACGGTCTCCAGGATCGAGGCGGTGCCAATGGACTGGATGAAGCTGTCGAGCTTGTCGCTGGTACCGGTCAATTGAACGGTATATACGCTGGCACTGACATCGACGATCTGTCCACGGTAAATATCGGTGGTGCGCTTGATCTCGGCGCGCTGGGCGCCGGTGGCCTTGACCTTGACCAGCATCAGTTCGCGCTCGATGTGAGCACTTTCCGACAGGTCGACCAATTTGACCACTTCGATCAGTTTGTTCAGGTTCTTGGTGATCTGCTCGAT
Proteins encoded in this window:
- the msrQ gene encoding protein-methionine-sulfoxide reductase heme-binding subunit MsrQ — translated: MRYPLWRSAVFVSALVWPLLWLYQAWQDALGPDPGKVLVDRLGLGTLVLLLITLSMTPLQKLTGWAGWVAVRRQLGLWCFAYVVLHLSAYLAFILGFDWSQLGVELRKRPYIIVGALGFLCLLALACTSNRYSQRRLRARWKQLHRLAYLVLVLGLLHMLWIVRADLKEWSIYASMGALLLVLRLPPLARRIPRLMAKKGSSAKKA
- the msrP gene encoding protein-methionine-sulfoxide reductase catalytic subunit MsrP codes for the protein MLIKVPKASDCHESDVTPESFYLSRRNVLGAAVAGLAVTSLPRWAVADEAARYPDVEPGKAPSWFAEKLPSTRWGAVSVKDEAITPFKDATHYNNFYEFGTDKGDPAANAGALKTEPWTVVVDGEVGKPGRYALEDFMKPYQLEERIYRLRCVEAWSMVIPWIGFPISALLNQVEPTSNAKFIRFETLQDPKSMPGQRSGFALIDWPYVEGLRLDEAMNPLAILAVGMYGRELPNQNGAPLRLVVPWKYGFKSIKSIVRISLVSEQPKTTWQSIAADEYGFYANVNPTVDHPRWTQARERRLPSGLFKPNVRDTLMFNGYADEVASLYAGLDLRKNY
- the pssA gene encoding CDP-diacylglycerol--serine O-phosphatidyltransferase, which encodes MSERPEEPKQASDAESLLPIDEHIEEGHDAEGRKVRHRGIYLLPNLFTTANLFAGFYSIINSMSAQSALSAGDSIGASKYFAFAAIAIFVAMVLDGLDGRVARMTNTQSAFGAEYDSLSDMVAFGVAPALLAFGWALGDMGKVGWMVAFIYVAGAALRLARFNTQVGTADKRYFIGLASPAAAGVVAGIVWAFSDYGIQGSKMSFLVALMVAAAGMLMVSNIKYNSFKELDLKGRVPFVAILAVVLVFAVVFSDPPRILLLVFLAYAASGPVQYLLHLRRRKSAE
- the ilvC gene encoding ketol-acid reductoisomerase, coding for MKVFYDKDCDLSIIQGKKVAIIGYGSQGHAQACNLKDSGVDVTVGLRKGSATVAKAEAHGLKVTDVASAVAAADLVMILTPDEFQSSLYKNEIEPNIKKGATLAFSHGFAIHYNQVVPRADLDVIMIAPKAPGHTVRSEFVKGGGIPDLIAIYQDASGNAKNVALSYAAGVGGGRTGIIETTFKDETETDLFGEQAVLCGGTVELVKAGFETLVEAGYAPEMAYFECLHELKLIVDLMYEGGIANMNYSISNNAEYGEYVTGPEVINAESRQAMRNALKRIQDGEYAKMFISEGATGYPSMTAKRRNNAAHGIEVIGEQLRSMMPWIGANKIVDKAKN
- the ilvN gene encoding acetolactate synthase small subunit; protein product: MRHIISLLLENEPGALSRVVGLFSQRNYNIESLTVAPTEDPTLSRLTLTTVGHDEVIEQITKNLNKLIEVVKLVDLSESAHIERELMLVKVKATGAQRAEIKRTTDIYRGQIVDVSASVYTVQLTGTSDKLDSFIQSIGTASILETVRSGVTGIARGDKVLSI